The following is a genomic window from Oligoflexia bacterium.
TCAGGTGATAATCGTTTTCCTGCTGCATATAATGCGGCTTTCACAAGGCGATCATCACGTTTTTTCATTTGATCAGTGGCAGTGCCAGTATTTATTTTTGCAAAACCAATATTGTTATTTTCTGTAAGAATTTTTTGCATGTCACCCTGACCAAGATTACTTGTCAGTATAAAAATCGTATTTGAAAAATCAACTACTTTGTTTGAAGCCGTAGTCATTTTTCCAGTATCTAAGATTGCCAAAAGTAGGCGTTCAAGACTAGCACTCGCTTTTTCAATTTCATCGATTAAAACGATATTTACGTTATGTTTTTTACTAGTAATCTTAGCCAATATTTCAGGTGTAATGAGCGCTTCTGTTTGACCATGGCCTATGTAACCTGCAGGTGAACCAGTAAGTTTTGATATTGAATGTTCTTCTTGTAGTTCACCACAATCTACTCTAACCATTGCGTCTGGGTCACCATTGATTGCCTCAGCAATTGCTTCGGCCGTTAATGTTTTACCGGTTCCAGTAACTCCAAGTAATAAAAATGAAGCTATAGGTTTGTTTTTACTCTTTGTTCCACTAAAACCTCTTTGTACAGCTTGAGCTAATGTATACTTAAG
Proteins encoded in this region:
- a CDS encoding AAA family ATPase, coding for MASFLLLGVTGTGKTLTAEAIAEAINGDPDAMVRVDCGELQEEHSISKLTGSPAGYIGHGQTEALITPEILAKITSKKHNVNIVLIDEIEKASASLERLLLAILDTGKMTTASNKVVDFSNTIFILTSNLGQGDMQKILTENNNIGFAKINTGTATDQMKKRDDRLVKAALYAAGKRLSPEFLNRINKTFVFSQLTPEESLKVLNMNLAAVQRKNFFANTMT